The Salvelinus sp. IW2-2015 linkage group LG8, ASM291031v2, whole genome shotgun sequence genome window below encodes:
- the LOC111967796 gene encoding cysteine-rich PDZ-binding protein: MVCDNCEKKLGRVITPDTWKDGARNTTESGGRKLNENKALTSKKARFDPYGKPGKSGKSCFGICRICKSSVHQSGSHYCQGCAYKKGICAMCGKKVLDTKNYKQTSV; encoded by the exons ATGGTTTGCGACAATT GTGAGAAGAAGCTGGGCAGGGTGATAACTCCAGACACCTGGAAGGACGGAGCAAGGAACACCACAG AGAGTGGTGGGCGGAAGCTGAATGAGAACAAGGCTCTGACATCTAAGAAGGCTAG GTTTGATCCTTATGGGAAGCCAGGAAAATCAGGCAAGTCGTGCTTTGGCATCTGCCGAATCTGCAAGAGCTCTGTTCACCAATCAGGATCTCACTACTGCCAGGGCTGTGCCTACAAGAAAG GGATCTGTGCCATGTGTGGGAAGAAGGTTCTGGACACCAAGAACTACAAGCAGACCTCCGTCTGA
- the pigf gene encoding phosphatidylinositol-glycan biosynthesis class F protein, producing the protein MWDEEIRHMASSHAIMASGVFMATVVPAVLVPGFSVYGTHLLWQYSVAGVVAVVNISLFWLLGVSPPTKKHTITYKMSRLVRSCLYLLLSCLFFHTVVVLYGAPLLESALETFSLAVLLTSLTTLRCVCVLGPNVQAWIRVFSRHGAMSVWDTSLQMVVGCSVVGAWLGAFPIPLDWDRPWQVWPVSCSLGGVIGYLTGLVVAPAWIHWHRKNLTYKSK; encoded by the exons ATGTGGGACGAGGAGATCAGACATATGGCGTCCAGCCACGCCATCATGGCATCGGGGGTGTTTATGGCGACAGTGGTGCCGGCGGTGCTAGTGCCGGGTTTCTCTGTGTATGGAACACACCTGCTGTGGCAGTACTCTGTTGCCGGGGTTGTCGCTGTGGTCAACATCTCCCTGTTCTGGCTGCTGGGGGTCAGCCCCCCTACCAAGAAACACACTATCACCTACAag aTGTCTAGGTTGGTGCGTTCCTGTCTCTACttgctcctctcctgtctgttcttCCACACTGTAGTGGTCCTGTATGGAGCACCGCTACTGGA GTCTGCGCTGGAGACGTTCTCTCTGGCGGTGTTGTTGACCAGTCTAACCactctgaggtgtgtgtgtgtcctcgggCCCAACGTGCAAGCCTGGATAAGAGTCTTCAGCCGACATGG GGCCATGTCGGTGTGGGACACCTCTCTACAGATGGTGGTCGGCTGCAGTGTTGTGGGAGCCTGGCTGGGAGCCTTCCCTATCCCTTTGGACTGGGACCGACCCTGGCAG GTGTGGCCTGTGTCCTGCAGTCTGGGTGGAGTGATTGGTTACCTGACTGGGCTAGTCGTCGCCCCCGCCTGGATACACTGGCACCGGAAAAACCTCACCTACAAGAGCAAGTGA
- the LOC111967797 gene encoding uncharacterized protein isoform X1: MMWSLWILLGTLSVDGYAMHDLHERLSHGRQLKIYLPKSSSKLEFTPAAEPMKTYLYWDRGARTNKGRVSGTGTDRRWYLDKVTYEDQGTYVQRDHWNKEISSLKVAVNTRHEYPKCVAGEELYISLEGIDLADAQLSFSGADANVTLVHDGAVVAQDHPDYWNRVKTHSTKITIENVNTTDVGYYTLRDRRDRVVSIIRMELTDHHDYEAANPFMALLLLLGIPIGICCCCQKKIFKKKAPHTTAVLQGTPETLHPPPGYNIPGGVSPGPGGPVFYHGPGPDPNMGGYPQVYSPPNPGMPGQPQWTGPPYQPGFNPGYHPQDPMYPPAQPLQWNGPPSNQPQYNPGAPPMWSGPPNQYQYPVAPMGYAPVMYSAMPPGEPVKEEIKMENMSPADPLLAHPPQPPQASSHSAPVPASDVLHSSDGAYQFNIDTGKNTTTNTTNFL, translated from the exons ATGATGTGGAGTCTGTGGATCCTGTTGGGAACACTCAGTGTGG atgGCTATGCGATGCACGACCTGCACGAGCGTCTGTCCCACGGGCGTCAGCTGAAGATCTACCTCCCGAAGAGCTCTTCGAAGCTGGAGTTCACCCCTGCTGCAGAGCCCATGAAGACCTACCTGTACTGGGACCGTGGCGCCCGGACCAACAAGGGACGGGTGTCTGGGACAGGAACTGACAGGCGCTGGTATCTGGACaag GTGACGTACGAGGACCAGGGAACCTACGTCCAGAGAGACCACTGGAACAAGGAGATCTCCTCGCTCAAAGTGGCCGTGAACA CCAGGCATGAGTACCCGAAGTGCGTGGCGGGCGAGGAACTCTACATCTCATTGGAGGGCATCGACCTAGCCGACGCCCAACTCTCCTTCTCTGGCGCCGACGCCAATGTCACCCTGGTGCATGATGGGGCCGTGGTCGCCCAGGACCACCCGGACTACTGGAACCGGGTCAAGACCCACTCCACCAAGATCACCATCGAGAACGTCAACACCACGGACGTGGGTTACTACACGCtgagggacaggagagacagggtggTCTCCATCATCAGGATGGAACTCacag accaCCATGACTATGAAGCAGCTAACCCCTTCATGGCCCTGCTCCTCCTACTGGGGATCCCCATAGGTATCTGCTGTTGTTgccagaagaagatcttcaagaAGAAAGCCCCCCACACCACAGCCGTCCTCCAGGGGACCCCCGAGACTCTGCACCCTCCTCCCGGCTACAATATCCCCGGAGGGGTGTCCCCTGGACCTGGTGGCCCG GTATTTTATCATGGCCCAGGCCCAGATCCTAACATG GGAGGTTACCCCCAGGTCTACTCTCCCCCCAACCCTGGGATGCCTGGCCAGCCTCAGTGGACCGGACCCCCATACCAACCA GGGTTCAACCCAGGCTACCACCCACAGGACCCTATGTACCCCCCCGCCCAGCCCCTGCAGTGGAACGGCCCGCCGTCCAACCAGCCACAGTACAACCCTGGTGCTCCTCCTATG TGGAGTGGGCCGCCTAACCAGTATCAGTATCCCGTGGCTCCGATG gggtaTGCTCCGGTTATGTACAGTGCCATGCCTCCAGGTGAGCCAGTGAAGGAGGAGATAAAGATGGAGAACATGTCTCCTGCTGATCCCCTCCTCGCCCACCCCCCACAACCCCCCCAg GCGTCATCGCACTCCGCCCCCGTGCCTGCCTCTGACGTCCTCCACTCCTCGGACGGAGCCTACCAGTTTAACATCGACACAGGAAagaacaccaccaccaacaccaccaactTCCTGTAG
- the LOC111967797 gene encoding uncharacterized protein isoform X2: MMWSLWILLGTLSVDGYAMHDLHERLSHGRQLKIYLPKSSSKLEFTPAAEPMKTYLYWDRGARTNKGRVSGTGTDRRWYLDKVTYEDQGTYVQRDHWNKEISSLKVAVNTRHEYPKCVAGEELYISLEGIDLADAQLSFSGADANVTLVHDGAVVAQDHPDYWNRVKTHSTKITIENVNTTDVGYYTLRDRRDRVVSIIRMELTDHHDYEAANPFMALLLLLGIPIGICCCCQKKIFKKKAPHTTAVLQGTPETLHPPPGYNIPGGVSPGPGGPVFYHGPGPDPNMGGYPQVYSPPNPGMPGQPQWTGPPYQPGFNPGYHPQDPMYPPAQPLQWNGPPSNQPQYNPGAPPMGYAPVMYSAMPPGEPVKEEIKMENMSPADPLLAHPPQPPQASSHSAPVPASDVLHSSDGAYQFNIDTGKNTTTNTTNFL, encoded by the exons ATGATGTGGAGTCTGTGGATCCTGTTGGGAACACTCAGTGTGG atgGCTATGCGATGCACGACCTGCACGAGCGTCTGTCCCACGGGCGTCAGCTGAAGATCTACCTCCCGAAGAGCTCTTCGAAGCTGGAGTTCACCCCTGCTGCAGAGCCCATGAAGACCTACCTGTACTGGGACCGTGGCGCCCGGACCAACAAGGGACGGGTGTCTGGGACAGGAACTGACAGGCGCTGGTATCTGGACaag GTGACGTACGAGGACCAGGGAACCTACGTCCAGAGAGACCACTGGAACAAGGAGATCTCCTCGCTCAAAGTGGCCGTGAACA CCAGGCATGAGTACCCGAAGTGCGTGGCGGGCGAGGAACTCTACATCTCATTGGAGGGCATCGACCTAGCCGACGCCCAACTCTCCTTCTCTGGCGCCGACGCCAATGTCACCCTGGTGCATGATGGGGCCGTGGTCGCCCAGGACCACCCGGACTACTGGAACCGGGTCAAGACCCACTCCACCAAGATCACCATCGAGAACGTCAACACCACGGACGTGGGTTACTACACGCtgagggacaggagagacagggtggTCTCCATCATCAGGATGGAACTCacag accaCCATGACTATGAAGCAGCTAACCCCTTCATGGCCCTGCTCCTCCTACTGGGGATCCCCATAGGTATCTGCTGTTGTTgccagaagaagatcttcaagaAGAAAGCCCCCCACACCACAGCCGTCCTCCAGGGGACCCCCGAGACTCTGCACCCTCCTCCCGGCTACAATATCCCCGGAGGGGTGTCCCCTGGACCTGGTGGCCCG GTATTTTATCATGGCCCAGGCCCAGATCCTAACATG GGAGGTTACCCCCAGGTCTACTCTCCCCCCAACCCTGGGATGCCTGGCCAGCCTCAGTGGACCGGACCCCCATACCAACCA GGGTTCAACCCAGGCTACCACCCACAGGACCCTATGTACCCCCCCGCCCAGCCCCTGCAGTGGAACGGCCCGCCGTCCAACCAGCCACAGTACAACCCTGGTGCTCCTCCTATG gggtaTGCTCCGGTTATGTACAGTGCCATGCCTCCAGGTGAGCCAGTGAAGGAGGAGATAAAGATGGAGAACATGTCTCCTGCTGATCCCCTCCTCGCCCACCCCCCACAACCCCCCCAg GCGTCATCGCACTCCGCCCCCGTGCCTGCCTCTGACGTCCTCCACTCCTCGGACGGAGCCTACCAGTTTAACATCGACACAGGAAagaacaccaccaccaacaccaccaactTCCTGTAG